The following are encoded in a window of Roseivirga misakiensis genomic DNA:
- a CDS encoding ABC transporter permease codes for MFKNFFKVTVRSLLKSKLFVLINIIGLGLALSCCIVAFLNYDFATTFDKQHENYDELYSIAVYRDQAGARIPFTMVPMPLGPNLKDEIPGLKGVSRFHRAGVTIKRDENVFNRRTAFVDDDFLDMFTFPILYGNKEAYKELSSVLISARTALSLFGKENAVGERIEVVQQEGANLFLTVGGVFEDVGLKSTLQFQLIADFENYHRFFDVEKGDWGQFLDGVFIQTEDPSVINTAPALIQKYADLQNDARKDFQVQSFWVQNMEDLPFNQRDMNGRSLGAEALNAAHIMAPGIMAILILLLACFNFTNTAIAMSNKRLKEIGIRKTVGGSRGQLVFQFLGENLLLCLLSLGVGLVCALWLVPQYSNMWPNMDILMSLKENPKLVVFLTAVLLTTALLAGGYPALFVSKFRPVAILRGTLKVGSSSILSKVLLGFQFMISILALICGFAFLQNSSYQKKIDQGYDKESMIIVPLATPLEAERFKAAVMENPAIDQLSLTRHHVGWGASGAPIKSDGQEYEITIMDVGLNYAEVTGFSVLEGRGFNEQNKELDRVGSILVNEKMAEQYGWENAVGQQVTLYDSIRYNVVGMVKDFFIFGLWEELDPMMIRLRDDNELSLVVARVSPDRIQEVKTYMEGKWAELITDRPTDVLIHEQNVLGGARTVNDNIVAIFLFLAVIAVVLSAIGLFTLVSINIQSRTKEIGIRKVLGASIGRIGTIINRPFLIIVAIASVLGAIAAFMLTGSLMDMIWKYHMDLNLYSFLLPIVSLLLISLLSISGKVIKAAKRNPVESLRYE; via the coding sequence ATGTTTAAGAATTTCTTTAAAGTAACAGTAAGGAGTTTACTGAAGAGTAAGCTTTTTGTCCTCATTAATATCATCGGATTGGGACTGGCACTATCGTGTTGCATAGTGGCTTTTCTCAATTACGATTTTGCCACAACTTTTGACAAGCAACATGAAAATTACGATGAGCTATACTCGATAGCCGTCTATCGCGATCAGGCTGGGGCACGAATCCCATTTACAATGGTGCCGATGCCTTTGGGACCCAATTTGAAGGATGAAATACCTGGTTTAAAAGGAGTATCCAGATTTCATAGGGCTGGAGTGACCATTAAAAGGGATGAAAATGTTTTCAATAGAAGAACTGCTTTCGTTGATGACGACTTTCTGGACATGTTTACGTTTCCGATACTTTACGGAAATAAGGAGGCATACAAAGAACTCTCTAGCGTGTTAATTTCCGCGCGAACGGCATTGTCTCTATTTGGAAAAGAAAACGCTGTTGGTGAGAGAATAGAGGTTGTTCAACAAGAAGGAGCCAACCTTTTCCTTACAGTAGGGGGCGTATTCGAAGATGTGGGACTCAAGAGTACTTTACAGTTTCAGCTTATTGCTGACTTCGAGAATTATCACAGGTTTTTTGATGTCGAGAAAGGCGATTGGGGTCAATTTCTGGATGGAGTTTTTATTCAAACTGAAGACCCAAGCGTGATCAATACTGCTCCAGCATTGATTCAGAAATATGCTGACCTTCAAAATGACGCAAGAAAGGATTTTCAAGTTCAAAGTTTCTGGGTTCAGAATATGGAGGATTTGCCGTTCAATCAAAGAGATATGAACGGGAGGAGTCTTGGTGCTGAAGCATTGAATGCAGCGCATATTATGGCGCCTGGTATCATGGCGATATTAATTCTGCTACTGGCCTGTTTTAACTTTACTAATACGGCAATTGCTATGTCTAATAAGCGATTGAAAGAGATTGGTATTCGTAAAACCGTAGGGGGTAGTAGAGGGCAGTTAGTATTTCAATTTCTTGGAGAGAATTTACTGCTTTGCTTGCTATCACTTGGTGTAGGGCTAGTTTGTGCATTGTGGCTTGTGCCTCAGTATAGCAATATGTGGCCGAACATGGATATCCTTATGAGTTTGAAGGAAAACCCCAAACTTGTAGTTTTTCTTACAGCAGTATTATTGACGACTGCACTTTTAGCGGGCGGGTACCCAGCACTTTTTGTCAGTAAGTTTAGACCTGTGGCCATTTTAAGAGGAACGCTTAAGGTTGGTAGCTCAAGTATACTTTCTAAAGTGCTGCTTGGCTTCCAGTTTATGATTTCAATTCTGGCATTAATTTGCGGCTTCGCATTCTTACAAAATTCTTCCTATCAAAAGAAAATTGATCAGGGCTACGATAAAGAAAGCATGATCATAGTGCCATTGGCTACGCCGCTAGAAGCAGAGCGGTTTAAAGCTGCGGTTATGGAAAACCCAGCAATTGATCAGCTTTCATTAACCCGTCACCACGTAGGTTGGGGAGCGAGTGGGGCACCAATAAAGAGTGATGGCCAAGAGTACGAAATCACTATCATGGATGTTGGGCTTAATTACGCAGAGGTTACAGGATTTTCTGTGTTAGAAGGCCGTGGTTTTAATGAACAAAATAAAGAATTGGATCGCGTTGGAAGTATTCTCGTCAATGAGAAAATGGCCGAACAATACGGCTGGGAGAACGCCGTCGGGCAGCAGGTAACGCTTTATGACTCTATCCGCTATAACGTGGTAGGTATGGTGAAGGACTTTTTCATCTTTGGTCTTTGGGAAGAGCTTGATCCGATGATGATACGCTTGCGGGACGATAACGAACTATCGTTGGTCGTAGCCCGTGTATCGCCTGATAGAATCCAAGAAGTGAAAACCTATATGGAAGGTAAATGGGCCGAATTGATTACCGATCGTCCAACTGATGTATTAATTCACGAACAAAATGTTTTGGGTGGCGCAAGAACTGTAAATGATAATATTGTGGCCATCTTCCTGTTTCTGGCTGTTATTGCTGTGGTGTTATCGGCTATCGGGCTCTTTACACTGGTATCCATAAATATTCAAAGTAGAACAAAGGAGATTGGAATCCGGAAGGTGTTAGGAGCATCCATCGGTAGAATTGGAACTATTATTAATAGACCGTTTTTAATTATCGTTGCGATCGCGTCGGTATTGGGTGCCATAGCTGCATTTATGTTGACGGGTAGCTTAATGGATATGATATGGAAATATCACATGGATTTGAACCTTTACAGTTTCTTATTACCAATAGTTTCCCTGCTTTTAATTTCGCTGCTCTCAATCTCTGGGAAGGTTATAAAAGCCGCAAAAAGGAATCCTGTAGAGTCTCTCCGATATGAATAA
- a CDS encoding nuclear transport factor 2 family protein: protein MKRNNLKILAVIVLAASSLAFTLKPDRDAAAKEEIKELILTSYVNGAFNALDADAMRKGFHEDFAIYSPKGEAISKYPIKVWADGVAKRKANDYNPADVKNKWDHNFASIDVTGNAAQVKIELHNLGKHVYTDYLSLLKFESGWRIVAKVYHQH from the coding sequence ATGAAAAGAAATAACCTCAAAATTCTCGCAGTTATTGTTCTCGCCGCCTCTAGTTTGGCCTTTACACTAAAACCAGATCGCGATGCTGCCGCTAAGGAAGAAATTAAAGAATTGATCTTAACGTCTTATGTCAATGGTGCTTTTAATGCACTTGATGCTGATGCGATGAGAAAAGGTTTTCACGAAGATTTTGCCATTTACTCACCAAAGGGAGAAGCGATTAGCAAGTATCCTATCAAGGTTTGGGCCGATGGTGTAGCAAAAAGAAAAGCCAACGACTACAACCCTGCCGATGTAAAAAACAAATGGGATCATAATTTTGCTTCAATAGACGTGACAGGAAATGCAGCTCAGGTTAAAATTGAGCTACATAATCTTGGCAAGCATGTCTATACCGATTATTTGAGTCTTTTGAAGTTCGAAAGTGGCTGGAGAATTGTCGCTAAGGTGTATCACCAGCATTAA
- a CDS encoding ribonuclease HII, translating into MLKSSFGSGKIEAGCDEAGRGPLAGPVVAAAVILPTDYQNETLNDSKKLTKKVLEKLEIEIKRDAIAYEVVEVSETEIDEINILNASFLAMHRAVDVLKVRPELLLIDGNRFKAYPNIAHECIIKGDGKYMSIAAASILAKTHRDRLMSEAAKKFPGYGWETNAGYPTKKHREAIKTLGITPLHRKSFRLLPEQIELF; encoded by the coding sequence ATGTTGAAGTCAAGTTTTGGATCTGGAAAAATAGAGGCTGGTTGCGATGAGGCCGGACGAGGCCCATTGGCTGGTCCCGTAGTAGCAGCAGCTGTTATACTTCCAACCGACTACCAGAATGAAACCCTTAACGACTCCAAAAAGCTCACGAAGAAAGTTTTGGAGAAACTGGAAATTGAGATAAAGCGCGATGCTATTGCTTATGAAGTTGTTGAAGTGAGTGAAACTGAAATTGATGAAATCAATATTTTAAATGCCTCATTCCTGGCAATGCATCGAGCAGTAGATGTATTAAAAGTAAGACCAGAACTACTACTCATCGACGGTAACCGCTTTAAAGCCTATCCTAATATCGCTCATGAATGCATCATTAAAGGTGATGGTAAGTATATGTCGATAGCCGCTGCATCAATTTTAGCAAAAACACACCGCGATCGGCTGATGAGTGAGGCTGCGAAAAAATTCCCAGGGTACGGCTGGGAAACAAACGCTGGATATCCTACAAAAAAGCACAGAGAGGCCATTAAAACACTCGGCATAACGCCTCTCCACAGAAAATCCTTTCGTTTACTACCAGAGCAAATTGAGCTGTTTTAG
- a CDS encoding NUDIX domain-containing protein produces MSDQKNPWKTISGELIYENEWIKLDEYQVINPSGGRGIYGKVSFKGRAVGILPIDDSLNTWLVGQYRYTLSEYSWEMPMGAVPKDETYKQGALRELKEETGLVASELEFLCKIHTSNSVTDEEGHVYVAKNLVEGKPEFDDTEDIAIKKLPFHEALNWVLEGKITDSLTVAGILKYARILGV; encoded by the coding sequence ATGTCTGATCAAAAAAATCCTTGGAAAACAATAAGTGGAGAACTCATTTATGAAAATGAATGGATCAAGCTTGATGAGTATCAAGTGATAAATCCCAGTGGAGGACGTGGCATTTATGGAAAAGTGTCTTTCAAAGGTAGGGCAGTCGGTATTTTGCCAATCGATGATTCATTGAATACTTGGTTGGTAGGTCAGTATAGATATACCTTGAGTGAGTACAGTTGGGAAATGCCGATGGGGGCTGTTCCGAAAGATGAGACTTATAAGCAGGGGGCACTGCGCGAATTGAAAGAGGAGACAGGTTTAGTTGCTTCTGAACTTGAGTTTTTGTGCAAAATACATACGTCGAACTCAGTCACTGACGAGGAAGGACATGTTTATGTGGCAAAAAACCTTGTTGAAGGTAAGCCTGAATTTGACGATACCGAAGATATTGCCATTAAGAAATTACCATTCCATGAAGCGCTCAATTGGGTGTTAGAAGGTAAAATCACTGATAGTTTAACCGTCGCTGGAATTTTAAAGTATGCCCGCATCTTAGGGGTTTAA
- a CDS encoding MATE family efflux transporter produces the protein MEQLSYKSHLNKTLRLAYPVMLSQLGHILVGIVDSIMVGQIGPSALAASAFANNFLGVFLMFGIGVSYGITPLVAQADGKSDSTKIIRLLRHGIILCSLVGLLLFLILYGTSSLFPLMNQPEEVVALGTPYFIIISSSLIPLMIFQNFRQFAEGLSITKPTMYITIAANLINVLLNYLLIYGKFGFPELGLNGAGWATFISRVLMAIALGVFVFRFKQFHAYRPAFNLSKIKVGLFRPILKLGVPSGIQFVFEVGAFAMASIMMGWLGTKPLAAHQIAISLVALSYMMATGIAAASTVRIGNQIGARDGYNLQRVGNTSFLMSLVFMACCALVFVVFNKFFPTLYIQDKEVIQIASALIIVAGFFQLSDGVQVVGLGVLRGMSDVKAPTVITLIAYWGIAIPASYCLGFVFDLGPEGIWYGLLIGLTVAALSLFFRFRKLAAKKALDFMK, from the coding sequence ATGGAGCAGTTATCCTACAAGTCTCATCTTAATAAAACACTCAGGTTGGCTTACCCTGTAATGCTGAGTCAACTAGGGCATATCTTGGTGGGTATTGTAGATAGTATTATGGTGGGACAAATCGGTCCTTCCGCTTTGGCAGCATCGGCTTTTGCCAATAATTTCCTTGGGGTTTTCTTAATGTTTGGAATTGGCGTCTCCTATGGAATTACACCATTAGTAGCCCAAGCTGATGGTAAATCTGATTCTACTAAGATCATCAGATTGCTTCGGCATGGAATCATACTATGTAGCTTGGTGGGGCTTCTTTTGTTTCTCATCCTATACGGAACATCCAGCCTATTTCCTTTAATGAACCAGCCAGAAGAGGTTGTTGCCTTAGGAACGCCTTATTTCATCATCATCTCGTCTTCACTTATTCCATTGATGATATTTCAGAACTTTAGGCAGTTTGCTGAGGGACTTTCTATCACCAAGCCCACTATGTACATTACTATAGCCGCTAATTTGATCAATGTGCTATTAAATTACCTTCTGATTTACGGCAAATTCGGTTTTCCAGAACTTGGGTTGAATGGGGCAGGTTGGGCTACCTTTATTTCAAGAGTACTTATGGCTATTGCTCTTGGTGTCTTTGTTTTTAGGTTTAAGCAGTTTCATGCCTACCGACCAGCGTTTAACCTTTCAAAAATTAAAGTTGGGTTATTTAGACCAATTTTAAAGCTGGGCGTACCGAGTGGGATACAATTTGTTTTTGAAGTAGGTGCCTTTGCGATGGCCTCGATCATGATGGGATGGTTAGGGACCAAACCACTTGCGGCTCATCAGATAGCGATCAGTTTAGTGGCCCTGAGTTATATGATGGCTACTGGAATTGCAGCAGCTTCAACCGTGAGGATTGGTAATCAGATTGGGGCACGTGATGGTTATAATTTACAGCGTGTTGGGAATACAAGTTTTCTGATGTCATTAGTCTTTATGGCTTGCTGTGCCTTGGTTTTTGTTGTTTTCAATAAATTCTTTCCAACACTTTATATCCAAGACAAAGAGGTGATCCAAATCGCAAGTGCCTTGATAATTGTTGCTGGTTTTTTTCAACTTTCTGACGGCGTTCAAGTTGTAGGTTTAGGGGTTCTAAGAGGAATGTCTGACGTAAAGGCACCAACGGTCATCACATTGATCGCTTACTGGGGAATTGCAATTCCTGCGAGTTACTGCTTGGGTTTTGTTTTTGACCTTGGGCCAGAAGGTATCTGGTATGGTTTGTTGATTGGCTTGACTGTAGCGGCTTTGTCTTTATTTTTTAGGTTTAGAAAGTTAGCGGCAAAAAAGGCGCTTGATTTCATGAAATAA
- a CDS encoding head GIN domain-containing protein, whose amino-acid sequence MRTLIASFLMVLAFGVFGQNKETRNVRDFDEVVMRMSGNVYIKLGNKNEVVLEGDDRTLERIETEVRGGKLSIGVESRRGWRSRSSGRVNVYITIKELRGVSISGSGDVIGQSVFKTDDFYASISGSGDMELEVDAKNINAKISGSGNIELKGSGEYARLTMSGSGKYLAEELKVDDYEISISGSGRSSVNAQENLDIRISGSGSVYYKGRPAINSSVAGSGKVRRIN is encoded by the coding sequence ATGAGAACTTTAATAGCATCCTTTTTAATGGTTTTGGCTTTTGGTGTTTTTGGCCAAAATAAAGAAACCAGAAATGTCCGAGACTTCGATGAAGTGGTAATGAGAATGTCAGGGAATGTTTACATCAAACTTGGTAATAAAAACGAGGTTGTTTTAGAGGGTGATGATCGTACTTTGGAACGAATAGAAACAGAGGTTAGAGGAGGAAAGCTTTCGATTGGTGTAGAAAGCCGTCGTGGTTGGAGGTCTCGCTCTAGCGGTAGAGTTAATGTGTATATTACTATTAAAGAGTTGAGGGGCGTTTCTATCAGTGGATCGGGTGATGTTATTGGGCAATCGGTTTTCAAAACTGATGATTTTTACGCCTCTATTTCTGGTTCTGGTGATATGGAATTAGAAGTTGATGCCAAGAATATAAATGCCAAAATCTCGGGTTCGGGTAATATTGAATTAAAGGGTTCAGGAGAATATGCAAGACTTACTATGAGCGGTTCTGGTAAATATCTTGCTGAAGAACTTAAGGTTGATGATTATGAGATCTCTATTTCTGGCTCAGGAAGAAGTTCTGTAAATGCTCAAGAAAACCTTGATATCCGAATTTCTGGAAGCGGTAGTGTTTACTATAAAGGTAGGCCAGCTATCAATTCAAGTGTTGCTGGAAGTGGTAAGGTTAGACGAATAAACTAA
- a CDS encoding lysoplasmalogenase, whose protein sequence is MKVDKSLFPFLVISIIDLAGRLNNMDELTQISKSLLMPSLLFFVYRTCPSSLLKQFLMMALGLSFIGDVLLLFGNQGNYFTLGLGCFLVAHLVYTFIFFNANDATERKMKLQWQDGVFVLYGLIIFSIIKDGLGTLYIPTLLYIVVICLMIMTARKRWKKTSSESFWLVMSGATLFVISDTLLALDKFYMSFQAADFLIMLTYISAQALIALGLIAFIQKIRPEAGS, encoded by the coding sequence ATGAAGGTTGATAAATCACTTTTTCCCTTTCTGGTTATTTCAATAATCGACTTGGCCGGTCGGTTAAACAACATGGACGAATTGACTCAAATTTCGAAGTCGTTGTTAATGCCATCACTTCTCTTTTTTGTCTACCGAACCTGCCCTTCGTCATTGCTTAAACAGTTTTTAATGATGGCACTTGGCCTCTCTTTCATCGGTGATGTACTGCTTTTATTCGGAAATCAGGGTAATTATTTCACGCTAGGGCTTGGCTGTTTTTTAGTCGCCCACTTGGTTTATACCTTCATTTTTTTCAATGCGAATGATGCAACAGAACGTAAAATGAAACTACAGTGGCAGGACGGGGTTTTCGTGTTATACGGTCTAATTATATTCTCTATCATCAAGGATGGACTTGGTACATTGTACATACCCACGCTACTTTATATTGTAGTGATTTGCCTGATGATTATGACAGCCAGAAAGCGATGGAAGAAGACAAGTTCAGAGAGTTTTTGGCTAGTTATGTCTGGCGCCACATTATTTGTAATTAGTGACACGCTACTGGCGCTAGATAAATTCTACATGAGCTTCCAAGCCGCAGATTTCTTGATTATGCTTACCTACATTTCGGCGCAGGCACTAATTGCACTGGGCCTCATCGCTTTTATACAAAAAATCCGGCCAGAAGCCGGATCTTGA
- a CDS encoding MFS transporter has product MSEQKNIFSLQFVLLCFSSFLFFASFNMIVPDLYDYLTSMGGGDKKGYVISLFTITAGLSRPFSGKLADTIGRIPVMILGAGVCFVVGFLYPLLGTIWAFFLLRFLHGFSTGFKPTGTSAYIADIVPQHRRGEAMGYSGLFGSIGMAAGPSFGPKITEAFGLETMFYTSSALALLSVLILVGMKETLKDKKPFHPRLLKIKRNEIFEPRVFNPSLFFLLTSFSFGAALTLMPDLAINVGFSQGNKGIFFAIFVLSSLIVRVLAGKASDKFGRVIVLKFAAVAIVIADLMVAFTTTQTMLIASSIVFGVAVGMNTPTIYAWTIDLSLEKARGKGIATMYIALEIGIGLGAFISGYIYANRIENLQLAFITCASLALAGFLFLNFGLGWSKRVFHRYLTDEG; this is encoded by the coding sequence ATGTCCGAACAAAAGAACATTTTCTCACTACAGTTTGTACTACTTTGCTTTAGCTCATTTCTGTTCTTTGCAAGTTTCAATATGATCGTACCCGATCTCTACGACTACCTGACATCAATGGGTGGTGGAGATAAAAAAGGCTACGTCATCTCCTTATTCACAATCACAGCAGGCCTATCACGCCCGTTTAGCGGTAAACTAGCAGATACAATTGGCCGAATCCCAGTCATGATCCTCGGGGCAGGAGTATGTTTTGTAGTTGGCTTTTTATATCCTTTGTTAGGTACTATATGGGCCTTTTTTCTACTGAGGTTTTTGCATGGATTTTCGACAGGATTTAAACCCACCGGCACTTCAGCATACATCGCCGACATAGTTCCACAACATAGACGTGGCGAAGCCATGGGATACTCCGGGCTTTTTGGCAGTATAGGTATGGCCGCAGGACCAAGCTTTGGTCCTAAAATCACTGAAGCCTTTGGCCTTGAGACCATGTTTTATACCTCTTCGGCATTGGCACTTTTATCTGTGCTGATTTTAGTAGGCATGAAAGAAACATTAAAGGACAAAAAACCCTTCCACCCTCGCCTGCTTAAAATCAAACGAAATGAAATATTTGAACCAAGGGTTTTTAATCCATCCTTGTTCTTCTTGCTGACTTCTTTTTCTTTTGGAGCCGCCCTCACCTTGATGCCCGACCTAGCCATTAATGTAGGGTTCAGCCAAGGAAACAAGGGAATCTTTTTTGCCATCTTCGTATTATCCTCATTAATTGTAAGAGTACTTGCAGGCAAAGCTTCGGATAAATTTGGCCGAGTGATCGTTTTAAAGTTCGCAGCAGTAGCGATAGTCATAGCAGATTTAATGGTAGCCTTTACTACTACTCAAACTATGCTGATCGCCAGTTCCATTGTTTTCGGTGTGGCAGTTGGTATGAATACACCTACTATTTATGCCTGGACTATAGACTTGAGTCTGGAAAAAGCACGAGGAAAGGGGATTGCCACCATGTATATTGCACTTGAAATTGGTATAGGTCTTGGCGCATTTATCAGTGGTTATATATATGCAAATAGAATAGAAAACCTGCAATTAGCATTTATCACATGTGCCAGCTTGGCGCTAGCTGGTTTTTTATTCCTAAACTTTGGACTCGGGTGGTCCAAAAGAGTATTTCATAGATATTTGACAGATGAAGGTTGA
- the prfB gene encoding peptide chain release factor 2 (programmed frameshift) — translation MTADQLKDLKARVAALRGYLDYDVKSREVQEEELVTAQPDFWNNPKDAEKVLKAIRSKKVWTKGFEEANSAVEDLETLYEFFEMGEGDEAEIEKEFGKATEVVEALEFKKMLSGEEDQLNAMIEINPGAGGTESNDWAQMLMRMYIMWGEKNGMKVKQVNYQPGDVAGIKSATLEFEGEFAYGQLKSESGVHRLVRISPFDSGGRRHTSFSSVFAYPIIDDTIEIQVNPADISWDTFRSGGAGGQNVNKVETGVRIKHAPTGISIENTETRSQLENRERAMNMLKSRLYQIEMDKRNMARDQVESEKMRVDFGSQIRNYVLHPYKLIKDNRTSVERTDVQNVLDGDLNDFIKAYLMQQ, via the exons ATGACAGCAGATCAGCTGAAGGATTTAAAGGCCAGAGTAGCGGCTTTGAGGGGGTATCTT GACTACGATGTTAAAAGTAGAGAGGTACAAGAAGAAGAATTAGTAACTGCACAACCCGATTTCTGGAATAACCCAAAAGATGCCGAAAAAGTACTCAAGGCAATTCGGTCTAAAAAAGTATGGACCAAAGGCTTTGAAGAAGCGAATAGCGCTGTAGAAGATCTAGAAACACTTTACGAATTCTTTGAAATGGGCGAAGGCGACGAAGCCGAGATTGAAAAAGAATTTGGGAAGGCTACAGAAGTAGTAGAAGCGCTAGAATTCAAGAAAATGCTGAGCGGTGAGGAAGATCAGCTCAATGCAATGATAGAAATAAACCCTGGAGCAGGCGGAACAGAAAGTAATGACTGGGCCCAAATGCTAATGAGAATGTACATCATGTGGGGTGAGAAGAATGGCATGAAAGTAAAACAGGTGAATTATCAGCCTGGTGATGTGGCGGGAATTAAATCTGCCACATTAGAATTTGAAGGTGAATTTGCTTACGGCCAGCTTAAATCTGAGTCTGGTGTGCACCGTTTAGTTAGGATTTCCCCTTTTGATTCAGGCGGCCGAAGACACACCTCGTTTTCATCGGTTTTTGCCTATCCTATAATAGATGACACCATAGAAATCCAAGTAAATCCAGCGGATATCTCTTGGGACACCTTCCGTTCTGGCGGTGCTGGGGGTCAGAATGTAAACAAAGTGGAAACAGGTGTTAGAATTAAACATGCACCGACCGGTATTAGTATAGAAAACACTGAAACTCGTTCTCAACTTGAAAATCGTGAACGTGCCATGAATATGCTTAAGTCTCGACTATATCAGATAGAAATGGATAAACGTAATATGGCTAGAGACCAAGTGGAGAGTGAAAAAATGAGAGTGGATTTCGGCTCTCAAATTAGAAATTACGTGCTTCACCCATATAAGCTCATCAAAGACAATAGAACTTCTGTAGAACGCACCGATGTACAAAATGTACTAGATGGTGATTTAAATGATTTTATAAAAGCCTATTTAATGCAGCAGTAG
- a CDS encoding branched-chain amino acid aminotransferase, with amino-acid sequence MIDTQTIRIEATENSRISELDENNIPFGKLYSDHMFTADYIDGEWQDLKITPYQNISISPANTTLHYAITVFEGLKAYRNPEGEVIIFRPQANAKRLNVSGERMCIPELPEELFMEALTELIKLDSSWVPSKPGTALYIRPFIFGTDEYIGIRPSDNFRFMIITCPVGAYYTQPVNVKIETEFSRAFEGGTGFAKAGGNYGASLYPAKLAQEKGFHQLIWTDSKTHEYIEESGTMNVMFIVGDTLLTAPTSGTILDGITRNSVLTIARDWGMKVEERRISVKEIIEAAKDGSLKEVFGVGTAATIAPIGKIGFQDEVYELSDPAEREFSIKILKELNDIRTGAVEDKYGWTYKV; translated from the coding sequence ATGATAGATACTCAAACAATACGTATTGAAGCAACAGAAAACTCAAGGATAAGCGAGCTTGATGAGAACAATATTCCTTTTGGAAAACTGTACTCAGATCATATGTTTACCGCCGATTATATCGATGGTGAATGGCAAGATTTGAAGATTACTCCTTACCAAAATATTTCTATCAGCCCTGCCAATACGACGCTACATTATGCGATCACTGTTTTTGAAGGACTAAAGGCCTACAGAAATCCAGAAGGAGAAGTCATAATATTCAGACCGCAGGCCAATGCAAAACGATTGAACGTTTCTGGTGAAAGAATGTGTATTCCTGAGCTACCAGAAGAATTGTTCATGGAGGCATTAACTGAGCTTATTAAATTAGATAGTAGTTGGGTTCCTTCTAAACCAGGCACTGCATTATACATTCGCCCGTTCATTTTTGGCACTGACGAATATATAGGTATCAGGCCTTCTGATAACTTCAGGTTTATGATCATTACTTGCCCAGTTGGGGCGTATTATACGCAGCCGGTAAACGTAAAGATCGAGACTGAATTTTCAAGAGCGTTCGAAGGCGGCACAGGTTTCGCTAAAGCTGGTGGCAATTATGGCGCAAGTCTTTACCCTGCAAAATTAGCCCAAGAAAAAGGCTTCCACCAACTCATCTGGACAGACAGTAAGACACATGAGTATATCGAGGAATCGGGTACTATGAATGTCATGTTTATTGTTGGTGACACGCTCCTTACTGCTCCGACTTCTGGAACAATCCTAGACGGTATTACTAGAAATAGTGTGCTTACAATTGCTCGCGACTGGGGAATGAAAGTGGAGGAAAGAAGAATTTCTGTCAAAGAAATAATAGAAGCCGCCAAAGATGGCTCACTGAAAGAGGTATTTGGCGTAGGTACTGCCGCAACGATTGCTCCGATCGGCAAAATAGGCTTCCAAGATGAGGTTTATGAACTAAGTGATCCAGCAGAAAGAGAATTCTCAATAAAAATATTAAAAGAACTCAACGACATTCGTACTGGAGCCGTTGAAGATAAGTACGGTTGGACTTATAAAGTTTAA
- a CDS encoding cob(I)yrinic acid a,c-diamide adenosyltransferase produces the protein MKIYTKTGDSGTTSLLGGARVSKAHVRIEAYGTVDELNSYIGLLRDQPVNTERRDLLKEIQDRLFTLGAELATEPGKDKVVKPDLFEKDITLLEETMDELDQKLPALTNFVLPGGHQSVSFAHIARCVCRRAERITINLNDHEPVDPLVIRYLNRLSDFLFVLGRAMTQELDAEEVLWEPRKSK, from the coding sequence TTGAAGATATATACAAAAACAGGAGATTCAGGCACCACCTCACTTTTGGGTGGTGCTCGTGTTTCTAAGGCACACGTCAGAATAGAAGCCTATGGAACAGTTGATGAATTGAACAGTTACATCGGTTTGCTTCGTGACCAGCCAGTCAATACGGAAAGACGCGATTTATTGAAGGAGATTCAAGACCGACTATTCACGTTAGGTGCTGAGTTGGCTACCGAACCTGGAAAGGATAAAGTTGTAAAACCGGACCTCTTCGAAAAGGACATCACTCTTCTGGAGGAAACGATGGATGAGCTCGATCAGAAGCTCCCAGCACTTACTAATTTCGTTTTGCCAGGAGGACATCAATCCGTATCATTTGCCCATATCGCTCGGTGCGTTTGTAGGCGCGCCGAAAGAATAACAATCAACCTTAATGATCATGAACCCGTAGACCCACTTGTGATTAGATATCTGAATAGACTTTCAGATTTCTTGTTTGTACTTGGCCGAGCTATGACACAAGAACTTGATGCTGAGGAAGTTTTATGGGAACCAAGAAAGAGTAAATAA